The following is a genomic window from candidate division KSB1 bacterium.
TAAGATTTTTGCCCTATTACAAACTATATGACAAAAAAGGGTTAAGTCTTTAAACTGCTTTTATGGGTATGAACTGGGAGGTACTCGGAGGACAGAGGTCAGGGGTCAGAGAACAGAGGGCAGTAAAAGACTGATGTCTGATCTCTGGTTTCCGGAACAGTCTGGTGGTTGTTTTGTTAAATGAAATGTATTTTGGTTTCAAGAAAATAATTGTTATTATGTGAAAAACACGCGTTTAAAATTTTCGTAGAGTTGAGCAATGAAGACTCAAAAAACAATGCTTGCGTCAATAAAAATTGAAAGAAATGATGATGGTTTTTTAGCGTCTATTCCTGATATTCAGGGAGCTTTTGCCGAGGGAGATACCATTGAAGAAGCGATATTTAATTGCATAGATGTCATAAAGATGATTATTGAATACCGTAAAGAAAGAGGAGAAGAATTGGGAATCCAGGCATTTAATTTTTCAAAAAGCAATTCTTTAACATTTTCGGTGCCTGGCGGAATATAAAGATGGGGAAACTGGTAGATAAATTTCAGAGTTGCTCTTTATCGGGTTTGTGGAACCTTTTGTTTGATAAACAATAACTGATACGGAGATTAAGAAATGACCAGACTATTAAAAACGCCTCTTGTTCTTGAACCGCAAAAAGAGGGTGGATGGACAGTGACGAGCCCTGTTTTACCGGAGCTTGTAACAGAAGTTGATGATCTTGCGGATTTGCAACATGTTGTTTCAGATGCTATTCATGCTGTTATAGAGTTATATAAAGACATGGGCAAACAGATTCCCGCCGGTCTGGTTGAGAATTCTAATTCTCCTGTCTCGTTTGAATCACTGATTCCGTCTGACGTATGACATATCGTGAGCTTGTAAAACGATTAAAGAAACTTGGGTGCTATGAGATTAAGCGGAGAGGAAAAGGGTCTCACAGGAAATGGATAAATCCCGTATCGAATAAGGGAATGGTTATTCCGGATTGGGGAAGCAAGGATTTAAAAGTCGGTACATTAAAAGGCATATTAAAGCAATTGGATATCGATAATGATGATTGGGAGAAAACAGGTTAGATCATAATATATCAGAGATCAGAGGACAGAGGACGGAGGTCAGAGGACAGAGGACAGGGGGCAGAGGGCAGCGGACAGAGATCAGAGGTCAGAAGTCAGCGGTCAGAGAACAGAACAGAGGGCAGTAAAAGACTGACGTCTGATGTCTGATTTCTGGAATGGTTTGGCAGAATTTGAAGAATGTGGTAAAGAGAGCACTGGTGAGGAGAAAGTTTTAGGGAAAACAGAGGTCAGAGGACAGAGGTCAGAGGTCGGAGAACAGAGGGCAGTAAAAGACTGACGTCTGATGTCTGTTCTCTGTTTTCTGAAATGGTTTGGCAGAATTTGAAGAATGTGGTAAAGCGCATCATTTCACGATGTCGTTTGACGGACTCGACTCTTTTTTTCCGAGGCAGCGTTATAAAACGGTTTGTTTCGACGGGGCCCGGTTCTTTTAGCAGAACCGATTCTGAGGGTGGAGAACAGAACCTCTGCATACGTGCACAAAACATCTATTGCCTTTTATTCCGATTTTATTTAGATTTTATGCAGGTGAACAAGTAGAAAAATAAAAGTTGGTTTTGCCGGCTATCATCACCTGAATGGTTCGGCATCACATCATAGCGCTGGAATCAGGTTCTATGAAAACAAAACATGATATTATTGACTCTATACCAACGGCGGCTGAAAAATATTTTTGGGATTGTGATATTAGCGAGTTATCCATGAGAGAGCATCATCAATTTATTATCGAACGAATTTTAAACTTTGGTGATGACGATGCGGTGCGATGGCTATTCGATCATACGAACCGGGCGCAGATAAAAAACGTCCTTCACAATAGCCGGAATCTAAGCGAAAAGACCAGGAACTTTTGGAACATCATGATGAGTTGAAAAATCACTTTTTTTACGAGATCTTGCCCCCGTCTCAGAGAACGCTGCTAAATGACTTGGCTCGGCAGGAGTGGCTGGGCTCATTTTACCTTGTCGGCGGTACAGCGCTGGCATTGCATATCGGGCATCGGATTTCTATTGATTTTGATTTTTTCTCCCGGAATGAGTTTAACAATCACAACGTCATGCGACATTTATCTGATCTTGGGGAATTTGATTTGTTTGAAGAGGGGCGTGATACGATCCATGGCTCTCTTAATGGCGTCAAACTGTCATTTCTACGCTATCGCTATCCCGTCATAAAGCCCTTACATCCGCTACACTTTTTAAACTTGGCTGATATTTTTGATATCGCGCTTATGAAACTATCAGCGATTTCCGGACGGGGTGCAAAAAAAGATTTTATCGATTTTTATTTTTTATTGCAGCGTTTGAACCTCACCGAACTTTTAGCGGCTTATTCGGAAAAGTATGGTGAGGGGGTGAGTCATCATTATCATTTATTCAAGTCTCTTGTTTATTTTCAAGATGCGGAGCATGAGCCGATGCCACGGATGATACAACCTGCCGAATGGGCTGACGTTAAACGTTTTATGGTACAAACGGTAAAAGAGATTGGGTTTTTCTGATTGTGCCGGAAAGCTTAAGCCAAAGATCATGGAGCAGATTGCCGGGATGGGGCATGAGGTTGGCTATCATTATGCGAATGTTGATTGACTAAAACAATAATTGTTATTTTTTTTGTTGACTATAATAAACCAGGAATTAGATTGCTTTGTATATTTCTTTATTTGTGGAGTTTATTGTTATGAAATTTGTCGAGTTAACCGCTGTGGTGTGGAAAGAAGAAGGAGGATATGTTTCTAAATGTCCTGAATTGGGTGTGGCGAGCTGTGGTGATACTGTGCAGGAAGCTCGAATTAATTTAAAAGAAGCTGTCATGTTATTTCTTGAAAATGCCAAAATTATCGGGTTGATGGATGATATAAAAGAGAGTTTGTCGGCGAATGAAAAGTATACAACTTTGTTTGAGATTCCGGCATGACAGCCTCTGGTCGTCTGCCGTTGGTATCCTCAAAAGAAATAATCCGTGTACTAATTTGAAAAATATGCCTCTTTCAGTTTCTTTGAAAAGTGCTGTATGATTCAATTAAAAAAAAGTGCTGTGTCGATGAGATAATGGGGTTCATCGATTATTATGACGCAGCTTTATGCATTGCCAAACGAGATATTGGTATAAACGATTCAACCATTCAACATTTAAACAGCAATAACAGGGGGGAAATAGTGCGAGAAAATTGCGAAAGGAATACCTCAAAGAAAAAACCGATTCATCTCATCATCGATCATCGTGAACATGCCAGTCGTTTGGTCAGTGAACTTGACTCTTGTTTGGATTGTTTTTTATGGAAATTCGGGCACTTTAGTTGCGGCGACTATCTCGTAGAACACAAATTTTTGATTGAACGAAAGACCTATTCTGATTTTCTGAATTCTATAAAAGACGGACATTTGTTCAGACAGGCCTATGCGTTGAGTTGCAGCGATTATCGTTCTGCCGTTATCGTTGAAGGCGGGACTGCTGAGAGGAGAACCAGTACTATTTCCCGACAGGCTGTGCTGGGCGCTCTGGTGCATCTCAAGTTGATACCGGGTATTCCCGTGTTTCGCACGAGAAATGCCAAAGAAACCTTGCAACTGTTTTGTTTTTTAGGGCGACAAATTAAAAGACCGGATTTTCAAATCAGAACCATAACACCGCTCCTGCATTTACCTGCAAACAGCCTGAACAATGCGCAACGCCAAAAAATCAAACTCTTGCAAATGATCCCGGGACTGGGCAGTAAAAAAGCAATGGCCTTGTTGCGAAAGTTTGGATCGATTAAAAAAATTGCTTGTGCCTCAACAGACGAGTTGATTACGGTGGCGGGGATTGGGAAGAGGTTGGCCGAGAATATTTTGGGTGTTTTTTGCGAGGAATATTGAAAAGTCAAGTGAGAAGAACGTTTAAAGTTTTAAGCGAGGGAACACATCAAAAACTTGTTTCACAAAATCAGCTCGGAAAGATGTTGGGTTTTATGATGACGAAATCAACTAACTTTAAAAACTGACGTCTGACTTTTGATGTCTGACGTCTGATCTCTGTCTTCTGGAACAGCCTGGTGGTTGTTTTGTTAAATGAAAAGCATTTTGGTTTTCAAGAAAATATTTGTTATTATGTAAGGAAATACGAGTTTAAACAGGATTTGAATAGACGATTCAGCCGTGAGTGAAAAATGGAACATGCCAGATATATCGTGACACATTTCGATAAAGTAGGTGCTTTAACATTCCGATTTTTTTGATGACAATACCATTCAAACTATAAATTTTGAACCTGTATTACACGGTCCTTTATATGGTGTACTACAAGATGAAAACGTGTTTGATAAAGTAAGCTTTGATCCGGAAGCACATACGCTGGTTTGGCCCAACGGCATCAACTACTTTGATCCGATGCATCAGTGATTGGCCGAAATTTGAGAAAAGTATGAAAGAAATAGTTGAGCGCAGTGTAGAAAATGTGATTAGAGATTAAGTGTGGAAAGAAGCAAAAAACGTTCATTTTTTTAATCAATATCGCAAGGGGCAGTTGGAAGACTCCATTTCTTATTCAGAATGGTCAAATGATTATCAGCATTATCTTGGTCTTCGGGAATAACTTGAGCGATTGATCGATCATGTTGCATGACAATAATTTTCTCATCACTGCTTATTATATCGATAAAATTAAAAAAGGTGAATTGCTATGGAAAAAGAAATAAAAGTTTGGTTTGATAAAGAAGCAGATTATTTAACAGATTTAAACATTAATTACAGGGGGCGTTGTGCAAGAAAATCGAGAATTGAACACCGGCAGGAAAAAGCCGGTTCATCTCATCATCGATCATCGCGAACATGCCAGTCGTTTGGTCAGTGAACTTGGCTCGTGTTCGGATCATATTTTATGGAAATTCGCGCATTTACGGTGCGGCGACTATTTGATAGAACATAAATTTATAATTGAACGAAAAACTTATCCTGACTTTTTGCTGTCCTTGAAATCCGGGCATTTGTTCAGACAGGCATATTATCTAAAAAACTGCAGTCACCACTCTGCCATAGTCGTGGAGAGTGTGAGTCCTAAAGAACGATATTGCAAACTAACTCGACAAGCATTGCTGGGTGCACTGGTTCATCTAAAGTTGATTGTGGGTATTCCCGTGGTTCGTACCCTGAACGCAACTGAGACACTACGAATGTTTTATTATTTAGGTCAGCAAATGCAGCATTCCGACTTTCAGATCAGAACAATATCACCCATGATCCATGTGCCTGGAAACAAACTCGAGAAAAATCAGCGGCAGAAAATCAAACTATTACAAATGATCCCGGGCGTGGGCAGTAAAAAAGCCATGGCATTGCTTCGAGCATTTTAGATGGATATAAAAAGTATTGCTTGTGCGTCAAAAGACGAGTTGGCTGCTGTGTCGGGGATCGGGAACAAGCTGGCCGGGAATATTTGTGGTGTTTTTTGTGAGGAATATTAAACAAGTTCAAGTGAGAAGAAAGTTTTAAGCTTTAAGGATAAAAGGGGGCTATTATGTATCGATCTTATGAGGATTTGGATGTATGGAGACGGAGTTGTGAACTGGCTATCACTGTAATCCGTCTTTTCCATGATTGCAAAAACTTTCCGATCAAAGATCAAGTAACAAAATCAGCCTTTTCAGTACCCAGTAATATTGCCGAAGGCGCTGAACGAGACTCACGTCTGGAGTTTATTCGTTTTCTCAATATCGCCAAGGGAATATCTGCTGCAGAATTACGAACTCAACTCTATATTTGTCAGACAGATCAATATTCTTCCCGATCAAAAATTCAAAGCACTCTATTCCGAACTGAGCGGAATTTCTGCCACGCTTCAAGGCCTGATCAAATATTATCGTAATAAAAAATAGGGTAAGGTTAAGTACATAACTTAACCACTTAAAACTTAACCACTTAAAACTCAAAGAGCAGATTATGAAAATACTCCTAACAGGGCCTGCCGGCTCCACCCGGCTACCGACACCTCGTCCGTCATTTATTCAGAAACCGGAAACGTCTTTGCAGAGCGCGGATTGGCCGGGGAGATCATTGGACATCGTCGGTCTGGATGTGATCAATGATTATTACGATCTGCGCGTTAAATACGGACGTCTGCAGCAGTGCGGACTGCCGATGCAGAAGATTCGCACGCATGAGATAGCCCGGAGTGAGAAATGGGGCAACTACCGCTTTATCAAACTGGACCTCACTGATCAGCGGCGGCTGTTTGATCTGTTTGAACAGGAGCAGTTTGATATCGTGGTACATCTGGCCGCCCAGGCCGGGGTGCGTTACAGCGTCGCCGCCACCGGATTCCTATCTCAAGAGCAATGTCATCGGCTTTCATCATATCCTGGAAGCCTGCCGGCATCACAACGTCAAACATCTGGTCTATGCCTCCAGCAGCAGCGTGTATGGCTGGAACGAGTCGCGGCCGTTTTCCACATCCGACAATGTGGATCATCCCATCAGTCTGTACGCAGCCAGTAAAAAATCCAATGAACTGGTGGCGCATGCCTACAGCGCGCTTTACGATCTGCCGTGCACGGGACTGCGCTTTTTTACCGTTTACGGTCCCTGGGGACGGCCCGATATGGCCCTGTTTCTGTTCACCGACCGCATCCTGAACAAACAGCCCATCGATGTGTACAATCACGGCGATATGCAGCGCGATTTTACCTATGTGGATGATATTGTCGAGGGCATCAAACGCGTCATCGAGCGGCCGCCGCAGCCGAATCCGGACTGGGACGCGGCCAATCCCGATCCCGGCAGTTCGCGGGCGCCGTACAAGATCTATAACATCGGCAACAATGCGCCGGTCAAGTTGATGGACTTTATTTCAGCGCTGGAAACGGAACTCGGTATGGAGGCGCAGAAGAATTTGCTGCCCATGCAGCCCGGTGATGTGCCGGCCTCGCACGCCGATGTCTCGGATCTGATGCGCGACACCGGTTACAAACCGAATACGGATATCAAAGACGGTATCCATCGGTTTATCGAATGGTATCGCTGGTTCTATCATGTATAGCGGATGCCTAAAGGCGGTTCAATATTGACTTTGGGAGAAAACGCAAAAGAATTTATCGCCGGGATGCGGCGCCGGCTGCGGGAGCCCGGCTATTCGCAGCCCAATATAGATTTATTCCAGGTCGCGCGTTTTCATCGCTGTTTGCCCTGGTTTTCCCCCTGTGAGTTCAATCCAGCAGAGCGGGATTATTGGTATAGGTCTCTGGCGCGGTACACACGCCTGACCCGCGAACTGGGAACGATATTACAAGAGTTTGAACAACATCGCATTCAATATTTCCCGTTCAAGGGACCGGTGTGGCAGCAGCTGTTGGCGCCCGGGTTGCCGTTTCGGCAATGTACCGACCTGGATGTTTTTGTCCATCCGCATCAAAGCTACGAGGCATTTGACCGGCTGCAGACATTGGGATATCTGAACGTCTATGATTTAACAGCCGTACAATTGCAGACTCTGGTATCCCGGGTGTTCAGCATGGAATTCAGACACAAAAAGAATGGTTTTGTCATTGATCTGCACTGGGATATTACCGAAGGTTATTGCCGCCAGCCTTTTTCCGACGATGATCTGAGACATCTGACAAAACAATCCCGGAATGAACAAAACAGCGCGTTTGATGATTCTGTTATCCTGTTTATGGTTTTGATGCACGGCGCCAAGAACCATTATGAAAAATTGATCTATGTGGCGGATCTGTTCTGCTGGCAGTGGCAACACCCGAACTGGAACTGGGAACACGAAGTACAGCGCTACAAAAAGACCGGTCTGTTGCGGTTTTTAACGGTCGGATTTGGGATTGACACACGCCTTGCTGGACTCATCGCTGCCGCAACCTGCGCGCCGGGCTCTGAACCGGGACAAAACGGCGCGCCGACTCGTCGCGGAAATAAAACAGAATTTTGAACAGGGTATACTCAAACGCCGGTCCCGCAGTCAGGCGTTGCGGTTCCAATATCAGTTCCGTCAGGGACTCGCCCAGACACTCTATTATACCGGGTTTCGCATGACCCCGAAAAAAACCGACTGGATAAAGGCGCCGGATGCGAATTTATTGACCGCTCTGCTGAATCGATTAAAAAGGGTGAAAAGTCTGTGGTCAAACGTCAAGCCGGGATCGCGAATACTACGAACCCGACACAACCATAGGGGGCTTTAGCGCCCTTTCATGACAGAGCCCACGGACGGTCTCCGCCTGCCGGCTGATTCATTCGTCGTCTGCAGGAAGCAGCACACAGCCTGTCCCGACTCTCGGGCCTGTCCCGAGCATCGGGAGCCTGTCCCGACTCTCGGAATCTGTCCCGTAGGGACAAAATATCTATAGAACCCATGCGAACCCAAAAAAGCGCCCCGTCAGGGGTGCCATATGCCGGAACCGTCAGTCAACGCTGCAAACGATCGATTCCGGGATGTTCTGAAAAGGGTTTCTCACACCCTGATTAAAATTGGTCCGATTGCGTCCCTACGGGACGCCGGTTTTTGTTTGATGGATATTGCTATAGATATGCCGTCCCTGCCGGGACGGGGATTGTGCAAAATTTCATCAGACCGGGTGTTTCGCGGATTTGTAAATGCCTGGTGTTGTAAACTCGATATTTCATTGCAAGGGTAATTTGAACTTTACATGCCCTTCATTCATGACACCTCACAAACCTGTCCCGACGATCGGGCCTGTCGCGAGCATCGGGAGCCTGTCCCGTAGGGACAAAATATCTATAGAACCCATGCGAACCCCAAAAAAGCGCCCCGTCAGGGGTGCCCTATGCGGAAAAAGGCAGGCAACGCCGCGAACGATTAATTCCGGGATGTTCTGAAAAGGGTTTCTCGCACCCTGATTAAAATTGTTCCTATTGCGTCCCTGCGGGACGCCTGTTTTTGTTTGATGGATATTGCTATACGATATGCCGTCCCTTCCGGGACGGGGATTGTGCATCATTGAAGATTCAGCATATTGAGTGTTTCCCGGATTTGAATATGCTGTTTTTTGGCAAAATTGACAATGCACATTCGCAGGATGGTTTGCGCTTTCGCCACGCACAAAAACCGAGACCTGGCGCTGCGTCTGCCGCCACAAATTTATACGTAATCTTGTCTGTTTTTGCGTGGACACAGCGATGCGCCCCGCGCCACTATTCCATTCAATGCCGTCGACGCACCTGTCCCGAGCATCGGGACCTGTCCCGGTTATCGGGACCTGTCCGGAGCATCGGGGCCTGTCCCGACTATCGGGAATCTGTCCCGTAGGGACAAAATATCTATAGAACCCATGCGAACCCAAAAAAGCGCCCCGTCAGGGGTGCTATATGCGGGAAAAGGCAGGCAACGCTGCAAACGATTGATTCCGGGATGTTCTGAAAAGGGTTTTTCACACCCTGATTAAAATTGTTCCTATTGCGTCCCTGCGGGACCCCTGTTTTTTTTGATGGATATTGCTATAGATATGCCGTCCCTGCCGGGACGGGGATTGTGCGAAATTGAAGAATCAGCATATCGAGTGTTTCCCGGATTTGAATATGCTGTTTTTTGGCAAAATTGACAATGCACATTCGCAGGATGGTTTGCGCTTTCGCCACGCACAAAAACCGAGACCTGGCGCTGCGTCTGCCGCCACGAATTTATAGGTAATCCGTGGACACAGGGATGCGGCCACTATTCCA
Proteins encoded in this region:
- a CDS encoding ERCC4 domain-containing protein yields the protein MQENRELNTGRKKPVHLIIDHREHASRLVSELGSCSDHILWKFAHLRCGDYLIEHKFIIERKTYPDFLLSLKSGHLFRQAYYLKNCSHHSAIVVESVSPKERYCKLTRQALLGALVHLKLIVGIPVVRTLNATETLRMFYYLGQQMQHSDFQIRTISPMIHVPGNKLEKNQRQKIKLLQMIPGVGSKKAMALLRAF
- a CDS encoding type II toxin-antitoxin system HicA family toxin is translated as MTYRELVKRLKKLGCYEIKRRGKGSHRKWINPVSNKGMVIPDWGSKDLKVGTLKGILKQLDIDNDDWEKTG
- a CDS encoding type II toxin-antitoxin system HicB family antitoxin, coding for MKTQKTMLASIKIERNDDGFLASIPDIQGAFAEGDTIEEAIFNCIDVIKMIIEYRKERGEELGIQAFNFSKSNSLTFSVPGGI
- a CDS encoding type II toxin-antitoxin system HicB family antitoxin, with product MKFVELTAVVWKEEGGYVSKCPELGVASCGDTVQEARINLKEAVMLFLENAKIIGLMDDIKESLSANEKYTTLFEIPA
- a CDS encoding nucleotidyltransferase family protein gives rise to the protein MPKGGSILTLGENAKEFIAGMRRRLREPGYSQPNIDLFQVARFHRCLPWFSPCEFNPAERDYWYRSLARYTRLTRELGTILQEFEQHRIQYFPFKGPVWQQLLAPGLPFRQCTDLDVFVHPHQSYEAFDRLQTLGYLNVYDLTAVQLQTLVSRVFSMEFRHKKNGFVIDLHWDITEGYCRQPFSDDDLRHLTKQSRNEQNSAFDDSVILFMVLMHGAKNHYEKLIYVADLFCWQWQHPNWNWEHEVQRYKKTGLLRFLTVGFGIDTRLAGLIAAATCAPGSEPGQNGAPTRRGNKTEF
- a CDS encoding nucleotidyl transferase AbiEii/AbiGii toxin family protein produces the protein MEHHDELKNHFFYEILPPSQRTLLNDLARQEWLGSFYLVGGTALALHIGHRISIDFDFFSRNEFNNHNVMRHLSDLGEFDLFEEGRDTIHGSLNGVKLSFLRYRYPVIKPLHPLHFLNLADIFDIALMKLSAISGRGAKKDFIDFYFLLQRLNLTELLAAYSEKYGEGVSHHYHLFKSLVYFQDAEHEPMPRMIQPAEWADVKRFMVQTVKEIGFF
- a CDS encoding type II toxin-antitoxin system HicB family antitoxin yields the protein MTRLLKTPLVLEPQKEGGWTVTSPVLPELVTEVDDLADLQHVVSDAIHAVIELYKDMGKQIPAGLVENSNSPVSFESLIPSDV
- a CDS encoding four helix bundle protein translates to MYRSYEDLDVWRRSCELAITVIRLFHDCKNFPIKDQVTKSAFSVPSNIAEGAERDSRLEFIRFLNIAKGISAAELRTQLYICQTDQYSSRSKIQSTLFRTERNFCHASRPDQILS
- a CDS encoding ERCC4 domain-containing protein codes for the protein MRENCERNTSKKKPIHLIIDHREHASRLVSELDSCLDCFLWKFGHFSCGDYLVEHKFLIERKTYSDFLNSIKDGHLFRQAYALSCSDYRSAVIVEGGTAERRTSTISRQAVLGALVHLKLIPGIPVFRTRNAKETLQLFCFLGRQIKRPDFQIRTITPLLHLPANSLNNAQRQKIKLLQMIPGLGSKKAMALLRKFGSIKKIACASTDELITVAGIGKRLAENILGVFCEEY